A portion of the Rhinopithecus roxellana isolate Shanxi Qingling chromosome 19, ASM756505v1, whole genome shotgun sequence genome contains these proteins:
- the MRC2 gene encoding C-type mannose receptor 2 has protein sequence MGPGRPAPAPCSRHLLHCVLLLGGLHFGRPGAPGDAALPEPNVFLIFSHGLQGCLEAQGGQVRVTPACNTSLPAQRWKWVSRNRLFNLGTMQCLGTGWPGTNTTASLGMYECDREALNLRWHCRTLGDQLSLLLGARTSNISKPGTLERGDQTRSGQWRIYGSEEDLCALPYHEVYTIQGNSHGKPCTIPFKYDNQWFHGCTSTGREDGHLWCATTQDYGKDERWGFCPIKSNDCETFWDKDQLTDSCYQFNFQSTLSWREAWASCEQQGADLLSITEIHEQTYINGLLTGYSSTLWIGLNDLDTSGGWQWSDNSPLKYLNWESDQPDNPSEENCGVIRTESSGGWQNRDCSIALPYVCKKKPNATAEPTPPDRWANVKVECEPSWQPFQGHCYRLQAEKRSWQESKKACLRGGGDLVSIHSMAELEFITKQIKQEVEELWIGLNDLKLQMNFEWSDGSLVSFTHWHPFEPNNFRDSLEDCVTIWGPEGRWNDSPCNQSLPSICKKAGQLSQGAAEEDHGCRKGWTWHSPSCYWLGEDQVTYSEARRLCTDHGSQLVTITNRFEQAFVSSLIYNWEGEYFWTALQDLNSTGSFRWLSGDEVMYTHWNRDQPGYSRGGCVALATGSAMGLWEVKNCTSFRARYICRQSLGTPVTPELPGPDPTPSLTGSCPQGWASDPKLRYCYKVFSSERLQDKKSWVQAQGACQELGAQLLSLASYEEEHFVANMLNKIFGESEPEIHEQHWFWIGLNRRDPRGGQSWRWSDGLGFSYHNFDRSRHDDDDIRGCAVLDLASLQWVAMQCDTQLDWICKTPRGTDVREPDDSPQGRREWLRFQEAEYKFFEHHSTWAQAQRICTWFQAELTSVHSQAELDFLGHNLQKFSRAQEQHWWIGLHTSESDGRFRWTDGSIINFISWAPGKPRPVGKDKKCVYMTASREDWGDQRCLTALPYICKRSNVTKETQPPDLPTTALGGCPSGWIQFLNKCFQVQGQDPQSRVKWSEAQFSCEQQEAQLVTITNPLEQAFITASLPNVTFDLWIGLHASQRDFQWVEQEPLMYANWAPGEPSGPSPAPSGNKPTSCAVVLHSPSAHFTGRWDDRSCTEETHGFICQKGTDPSLSPSPAALPPAPGTELSYLNGTFRLLQKPLRWHDALLLCESRNASLAYVPDPYTQAFLTQAARGLRTPLWIGLAGEEGSRRYSWVSEEPLNYVGWQDGEPQQPGGCTYVDVDGAWHTTSCDTKLQGAVCGVSSGPPPPRRISYHGSCPQGLADSAWIPFREHCYSFHMELLLGHKEARQRCQRAGGAVLSILDEMENVFVWEHLQSYEGQSRGAWLGMNFSPKGGTLVWQDNTAVNYSNWGPPGLGPSMLSHNSCYWIQSNSGLWRPGACTNVTMGVVCKLPRAEQSSFSPSALPENPAALVVVLMAVLLLLALLTAALILYRRRQSIERGAFEGARYSRSSSSPTEATEKNILVSDMEMNEQQE, from the exons AACCCAACGTCTTCCTCATCTTCAGCCATGGACTGCAGGGCTGCCTGGAGGCCCAGGGCGGGCAGGTCAGAGTCACCCCAGCTTGCAATACCAGTCTCCCTGCCCAGCGCTGGAAGTGGGTCTCCCGAAACCGGCTCTTCAACCTGGGTACCATGCAATGCCTGGGCACAGGCTGGCCAGGCACCAACACCACGGCCTCCCTGGGCATGTATGAGTGTGACCGGGAGGCACTGAATCTTCGCTGGCATTGTCGTACACTGGGTGACCAGCTGTCCTTGCTCCTGGGGGCCCGCACCAGCAACATATCCAAGCCTGGCACCCTTGAGCGTGGTGACCAGACCCGCAGTGGCCAGTGGCGCATCTACGGCAGCGAGGAGGACCTATGTGCTCTGCCCTACCATG AGGTCTACACCATCCAGGGGAACTCCCACGGAAAGCCGTGCACCATCCCCTTCAAATATGACAACCAGTGGTTCCACGGCTGCACCAGCACCGGCCGCGAGGACGGTCACCTGTGGTGTGCCACCACCCAGGACTACGGCAAAGACGAGCGCTGGGGCTTCTGTCCCATCAAGA GTAACGACTGCGAGACCTTCTGGGACAAGGACCAGCTGACTGACAGCTGCTACCAGTTTAACTTCCAGTCCACGCTGTCGTGGAGGGAGGCCTGGGCCAGCTGCGAGCAGCAGGGCGCGGATCTGCTGAGCATCACGGAGATCCACGAGCAGACCTACATCAACG GCCTCCTCACTGGGTACAGCTCCACCCTGTGGATCGGCCTGAATGACTTGGACACGAGCGGAGGCTGGCAGTGGTCGGACAACTCGCCCCTCAAGTACCTCAACTGGGAGAGTG aCCAGCCGGACAACCCCAGTGAGGAGAACTGTGGAGTGATCCGCACTGAGTCCTCGGGCGGCTGGCAGAACCGCGACTGCAGCATCGCCCTGCCCTATGTGTGCAAGAAGAAGCCCAATGCCACAGCAGAGCCCACCCCTCCAG ACAGGTGGGCCAATGTGAAGGTGGAGTGTGAGCCGAGCTGGCAGCCCTTCCAGGGCCACTGCTACCGCCTGCAGGCCGAGAAGCGGAGCTGGCAGGAGTCCAAGAAGGCGTGTCTACGGGGCGGTGGTGACCTGGTCAGCATCCACAgcatggcagagctggaattcatCACCAAGCAGATCAAGCAAG aggtggaggagCTGTGGATCGGCCTCAACGATTTGAAACTGCAGATGAATTTTGAGTGGTCTGACGGGAGCCTTGTGAGCTTCACCCACTGGCACCCCTTTGAGCCCAACAACTTCCGGGACAGTCTGGAGGACTGTGTCACCATCTGGGGCCCG GAAGGCCGCTGGAATGACAGTCCCTGTAACCAGTCCTTGCCGTCCATCTGCAAGAAGGCAGGCCAGCTGAGCCAGGGGGCTGCCGAGGAGGACCATGGCTGCCGGAag GGTTGGACGTGGCACAGCCCATCCTGCTACTGGCTGGGAGAGGACCAAGTGACCTACAGTGAGGCCCGCCGCCTGTGCACCGACCACGGCTCTCAGCTGGTCACCATCACCAACAG GTTCGAGCAGGCCTTCGTCAGCAGCCTCATCTACAACTGGGAGGGCGAGTACTTCTGGACGGCCTTGCAGGACCTCAACAGCACCGGCTCCTTCCGCTGGCTCAGTGGGGATGAAGTCATGTATACCCACTGGAACCGGGACCAGCCTG GGTACAGCCGTGGGGGCTGCGTGGCCCTGGCCACTGGCAGCGCCATGGGGCTGTGGGAGGTGAAGAACTGTACCTCGTTCCGGGCCCGCTACATCTGCCGGCAGAGCCTGGGCACTCCAGTGACGCCGGAGCTGCCTGGGCCAGATCCCACACCCAGCCTCACTGGTTCCTGTCCCCAGGGCTGGGCCTCGGACCCCAAACTCCGGTATTGCTATAAG GTGTTCAGCTCCGAGCGGCTGCAGGACAAGAAGAGCTGGGTCCAGGCCCAGGGGgcctgccaggagctgggggctCAGCTGCTGAGCCTGGCCAGCTATGAGGAGGAGCACTTTGTGGCCAACATGCTCAACAAGATCTTCGG TGAATCAGAACCCGAGATCCATGAGCAGCACTGGTTCTGGATCGGCCTGAACCGTCGGGATCCCAGAGGGGGTCAGAGTTGGCGCTGGAGCGATGGCCTAGGG TTCTCTTACCACAATTTTGACCGGAGCCGGCACGACGACGACGACATCCGGGGCTGTGCAGTGCTGGATCTGGCCTCCCTACAGTGGGTGGCCATGCAGTGCGACACACAGCTGGACTGGATCTGCAAGACCCCCAGAG GTACGGACGTGCGGGAGCCCGACGACAGCCCTCAAG GCCGACGGGAATGGCTGCGCTTCCAGGAGGCAGAGTACAAGTTCTTTGAGCACCACTCCACGTGGGCGCAGGCGCAGCGTATCTGCACATGGTTCCAGGCTGAGCTGACCTCCGTGCACAGCCAGGCGGAGCTAGACTTCCTGGGCCACAACCTGCAGAAG TTCTCCCGGGCCCAGGAGCAGCACTGGTGGATCGGCCTGCACACCTCTGAGAGCGATGGGCGCTTCAG ATGGACAGATGGTTCCATTATAAACTTCATCTCCTGGGCACCAGGCAAACCTCGGCCTGTCGGCAAGGACAAGAAGTGCGTGTACATGACAGCCAGCCGAG AGGACTGGGGGGACCAGAGGTGCCTGACAGCCTTGCCCTACATCTGCAAGCGCAGCAACGTCACCAAAGAAACGCAGCCCCCAGACCTGCCAACTACAGCCCTGGGGGGCTGCCCCTCTGGCTGGATCCAGTTCCTCAACAAG TGTTTCCAGGTCCAGGGCCAGGACCCCCAGAGCCGGGTGAAGTGGTCAGAGGCACAGTTCTCCTGTGAACAGCAAGAGGCCCAGCTGGTCACCATCACAAACCCCTTAGAGCAAG CGTTCATCACAGCCAGCCTGCCCAATGTGACCTTTGACCTTTGGATTGGCCTCCACGCCTCGCAGAGGGACTTCCAGTGGGTGGAGCAGGAGCCTCTGATGTATGCCAACTGGGCACCTGGGGAGCCCTCTGGCCCTAGCCCTGCTCCCAGCGGCAACAAACCG ACCAGCTGTGCAGTGGTCCTGCACAGTCCCTCAGCCCACTTCACTGGCCGCTGGGACGATCGGAGCTGCACGGAGGAGACCCATGGGTTCATCTGCCAGAAGGGCACGG ACCCCTCCCTGAGCCCGTCCCCAGCAGCGCTGCCCCCCGCCCCGGGCACTGAGCTCTCCTACCTCAACGGCACCTTCCGGCTGCTTCAGAAGCCCCTGCGCTGGCACGATGCCCTCCTGCTGTGCGAGAGCCGCAATGCCAGCCTGGCCTACGTGCCTGACCCCTACACCCAGGCCTTCCTCACGCAAGCTGCCCGAGGGCTGCGCACACCACTCTGGATCGGGCTGGCTGGCGAGGAG GGCTCTCGGCGGTACTCCTGGGTCTCAGAGGAGCCGCTGAACTATGTGGGCTGGCAGGACGGGGAGCCCCAGCAGCCGGGGGGCTGTACCTACGTGGATGTGGACGGGGCCTGGCACACCACCAGCTGTGACACCAAGCTGCAAGGGGCTGTGTGCGGGGTTAGCAGTG GGCCCCCTCCTCCCCGAAGAATAAGCTACCATGGCAGCTGTCCCCAGGGGCTGGCAGACTCCGCGTGGATCCCCTTCCGGGAGCACTGCTACTCCTTCCACATGGAGCTGCTGCTGGGCCACAAGGAGGCGCGACAGCGCTGCCAGAGAG CGGGCGGGGCAGTCCTGTCTATTCTGGATGAGATGGAGAACGTGTTTGTCTGGGAGCACCTGCAGAGCTATGAGGGCCAGAGTCGGGGCGCCTGGCTGGGCATGAACTTCAGCCCTAAAG GAGGCACCCTGGTCTGGCAGGACAACACAGCTGTGAACTACTCCAACTGGGGGCCCCCCGGCTTAGGCCCCAGCATGCTGAGCCACAACAGCTGCTACTGGATCCAGAGCAACAGCGGGCTATGGCGCCCCGGCGCTTGCACCAACGTCACCATGGGCGTCGTCTGCAAGCTTCCTCGTG CTGAGCAGAGCAGCTTCTCCCCATCAG CGCTTCCAGAGAATCCAGCGGCCCTGGTGGTAGTGCTGATGGCGGTGCTGCTGCTCCTGGCCTTGCTGACTGCGGCCCTCATCCTTTACCGGAGGCGCCAGAGCATCGAGCGTGGGGCCTTTGAAGGTGCCCGCTACAGCCGCAGCAGCTCCAGCCCCACCGAGGCCACTGAGAAGAACATCCTGGTGTCAGACATGGAAATGAATGAGCAGCAAGAATAG